The DNA window CGATCTATATCCGGGAAGATCAAAAAAAGAGAGGGCTTGGAAAGAAGATGTATGCGGCACTGGAGCAGGTGTTGAAAAAGCAAAATATTACAAATCTGAATGCCTGCATCAGTGTGCCGGAAGTGCCGGATGAACATCTTGACCGCAACAGCATGGATTTTCATCATCATCTGGGATACCGGCTGGTGGGAGAATTTTATCAGTGCGGGTATAAGTTTGATACCTGGTATCACATGGTGTGGATGGAGAAAATAATCGGCGAACATCAGAAAAAACAGCCGGCGATGATCCCGTTTCCGGAACTTTTAAAGAAAAATCCGACACCATGGGAAGTATAAAATCAGAGAGAACAAAAAACTGTAACTATTCTGCAGACAGTACCTGTGAGGATACTGAACAGGTATGAAAAATTTACGATGCCGGTGACAGTTCGTCAAGATACTGTCCGGGCAAAAAGCGGATGAAGCACAAAAAGGAAAATATGATGTAAGGAGAATTATATTATATGGAAGGAAATTTGACGAAGGGTCCTATTCTGAAGACGCTGACCAAACTGGCGATACCGATCATGGCGTCTTCGTTTCTGGGGACTTTATATAACATTACCGATATGGCGTGGATCGGACTGCTCGGTTCAAAGGCAGTGGCGGGTATCGGCGTGGGAGGCATGTTTATCTGGCTGTCGCAGGGATTTGCGTCCATGGCAAGGATGGGCGGACAGGTACAGGTGGCACAGTGCGTCGGAAGAGGAGATAAGAAAAAGGCTCATGGGTATGCACAGGCTGCGGTTCAGCTGGCAGCTATTATGGGAATTCTGTATGCGATCGTTGCGCTGATTTTTACAAAGCAGATGATCAGATTTTTCAAACTGGAAGATCCGGAGGCGTATGCGTCGGCGTTTATTTATACGAAGATCGCCTGCGGGCTGATCGTCTTTTCGTTCTTATCGGTGACTCTGACGGGTATCTATACGGCACAGGGAGATTCGAAAACGCCGTTTTATGCGAATCTGATCGGATTAGCGACAAATATGATTCTGGATCCGCTCCTGATTCTCGGGCCGGGACCACTGCCGAAACTGGGCGCGGCAGGCGGAGCAATCGCCACGGTAACGGCACAGTTTATCGTTATGAGTATCATGATTCTGGGAATTGTGAAACAGAAAAAAGAAAATGTATTAAAGGGCATCTCGGTATTTGAAAAAATCCCGGCAGAATATCTGCGAGGGATCTGTAAGATCGGAATTCCCACGGCACTGCAGGGAATGGCATACTGTGTGATCTCGATGGTGATCACCCGTATGGTATCCGCTTTTGGTGCGGAAGCAATCGCCACACAGCGAGTGGGCGGACAGATCGAATCGATCTCGTGGAATACGGCGGACGGATTTGCCACCGCGTTAAATGCATTTATCGCACAGAACTATGGTGCGGGAGAGATGGGACGTGTAAAGAAGGGCTATCGGGCGTCGCAGTGGACGGTTGGCATCTGGGGACTGTTCATCACGGTGCTGTTTGTATGTGTGCCG is part of the Blautia faecicola genome and encodes:
- a CDS encoding GNAT family N-acetyltransferase, whose translation is MKEELTIRVAKPEDAKVLLKIYAPYVEKTAITFEYEVPPEEDFAGRIRHILTKYPYLVLEENGELLGYAYAGTFNERSACDWAVETTIYIREDQKKRGLGKKMYAALEQVLKKQNITNLNACISVPEVPDEHLDRNSMDFHHHLGYRLVGEFYQCGYKFDTWYHMVWMEKIIGEHQKKQPAMIPFPELLKKNPTPWEV
- a CDS encoding MATE family efflux transporter, producing MEGNLTKGPILKTLTKLAIPIMASSFLGTLYNITDMAWIGLLGSKAVAGIGVGGMFIWLSQGFASMARMGGQVQVAQCVGRGDKKKAHGYAQAAVQLAAIMGILYAIVALIFTKQMIRFFKLEDPEAYASAFIYTKIACGLIVFSFLSVTLTGIYTAQGDSKTPFYANLIGLATNMILDPLLILGPGPLPKLGAAGGAIATVTAQFIVMSIMILGIVKQKKENVLKGISVFEKIPAEYLRGICKIGIPTALQGMAYCVISMVITRMVSAFGAEAIATQRVGGQIESISWNTADGFATALNAFIAQNYGAGEMGRVKKGYRASQWTVGIWGLFITVLFVCVPRPIANIFFHEPKAIATAIDYLIIVGFSEAFLCIETTTVGALSGLGKTHLCSVISIIFTSARIPLAIILGGTSLGLNGIWWALSSTSIVKGVLFVIVFQWVTRTKKQVTA